Part of the Nicotiana sylvestris chromosome 2, ASM39365v2, whole genome shotgun sequence genome, TAGAAGTCCAAAACGCTGTGCTAGTTATAACAAGATGAACAAGTAAGGCAAGTGGTAGATCCAATAATATGGATTCGCAGGTTCGACAAAACTCAGTAGTTGAGAGGTTGAACCATATATATACGTGCCAAAAACAAAAGATCCAGTCATAAACATTTCAGAACCTATTTTCTCAACTCAGAACCCACAACGTCTAAATTCTTGTTCCGCCACTAAGTAATTAGGGCTGCCAAAACTCAGTGCTTGAGGAGTTGAACCATCATATTGTTCCATTTGAATTGCAGGCAAATTAGGAGCAGATTCTTGCTGCATTTGGATGCATAATATCTCTGTTTGGGCCATAGCCAGTTGCATTTCTAACTGTGAAACCTGATTTTGTAAATAAGAGATGGCACCAACACAACCATAAACAGGATCTCTCATTCTTGCATTTGCTTCATACACTAAACTGTTTACTGCATCTGCTCTTTGCTGTACTGGAAGTTCCTGAATATAACATTAACCAAGAAAATGAATCATATATACATATGTCAATTTGCATAACATGAACAAACTATATATGAGATTTATAGAATTAAAAATTAGCCGATGGATGTacaatatatatgtatgtataatatgtatataatcagtgtataatttatgtatactgACTAGAAAAAATAAATAGGAAATCCGACCAAATATGTGTAAAGATCCCAATAACATTAACCTAGACAAATAAATAGCTAAATCATACAGGTGTTGCATAATATGAACAAACAACTAATGGCACTCCACTTTTAGCCTAGAGtttaagttatattcattttcaCAGCAAGAAAATATATACTTACATAATCAGGTCATCTATTTTACTTATAAATAAAGGCACGCCCAACCTTTTATAACCGGGTCCATCTAAAGTCAGTACTTTCAACATGTAGCATAAATTTTACTAAGATTATAATAAATAATTCTGAACCCataattttaatataattttcaCGCTAAAAATCCATACTTATTGAACCCATAGAGTTTATATTTTGAATCTTCCTCTGCTTATAAAACGTACAATAATAGATAATCTCTACGATAATTATTAATTGATACTCTGGTAAAAATGAATATTAACCCGCTCTCGTGaaaaaaaaactattgaaatATAAAATATTTAGAAACAAAGTTTTGAATCagattaagaaaaaaaaaaaatgaaacctGTATCATCTTGCTAATATTGCTAGCACCAAAAACCTTATGAACAATGGCAAACTTGTGAGGGTCATCTGGAGGGAAGTAAGGAGCAAATATGCAGTCTTTGGCACAACGACGCCTTAATAATTTGCAGGAAGCACAAGGAGAAGTTCCTCCTCCCATTTTAATTTGTGCTAAAAATAGGCAATTACTCTTGAACAAAGAGAAACTTCTCTTTAATGAGAAGGAAGAGAGAGGAGATATAGTAATTATGCAATTATGGCTAGCTAGGACAAAGTGTGTAGTTTGGAATAGAATGAACACCTATTTATAATGTTTTTGCAAGGAGTTATTAGTAGTGTGTACAATTGATAATGTACATTTTTTACCGTAGCTAAATGTGTTTTACAGTAACACTTTTCACACCAGAAAGAACATTAATCCATTTTTttgctttttaattttttaatatatatatagcaagtgaCTTATTTTATTTTCAAGATTACAAATTTCACTTTTGATGGAGGGTTACGTGTAGACCTTTTGGATGATGTGTAaaagcttttatatatatataaaagttaaACTTGATGATTTATGACTTTAATTGATATATAGACACGGTTATATAGCGTAATTACACTATCAAGTTAACTAAAAGAAAAGACAAGTAATCGTTCATAATAAGGAAAATTGATAATTAATCCGAAAAATAGAAGTGCAACAtgctaaatttatattattaatgtACTCTTTTTTTGCACTATATATTATAAGTATCTACTCCATTATTTAAAGGCCACAAGAAGATCTGTTTAAAGACTAAATAAGACAAAGGGAAATAAATGCATGGGAGAACAACTAGGGTTAGGGTTTAGCAAAATGATGACTAACACGATGCAAAAACCCTAGTCCCAAGTGAGAGAAAGATAGACTCGACGTGAATGTTTGTTGGCGGACATTCACATGGAATTAAACACAAAAACTTGGTTAATGACTATGTTTTTCTCATCATTGATTTGATCAACGGTCATAACACTTGGATGAAAAATCTAAGCAACAAAAAAAATTACCATTCAACTAATATAGTGAATGAGAGCATTTGACGCGGCAGTAAAAGTTGTTGTGGTATGATCTAAAGGTTCCATTTCTAAACCTCTCACATAAGACAACGCAGTTCTTTAATGGACAAAATACGTAAAAATTCTTTTTGATAATGATGGTGAAATTTTCTGAACGTAAACATTAATTGTCGGTACTTATTTTATATTAAACAATGTGACTACCTTATCTCAAAGTTTAAGTCATTATAAATACGAATCatcaatatttatttatttaattatatcttcaataTATAACGTTAAGTTGGCATAAAAATTAAAAGTTTCTTGCAGTATATGGATTCAagagaaaaatttaaaattaatctTCACCTTATTGTAAATGTATATGTATCACGAGGTTTCTGAAATGATACTccttaattaaaattattaatttgCGGAGCCCTAAGTTTGATTCTCACTCTTGTGCATTAAATGATTTCCACATGATTCCAAACTTGTAATCTTCTATTCCGAGGAAAGAAACTCTCTTTCCCTTGTAGACTCTAACTATATATTATATTTGCAATTTCTGTTTTAGCTGTTCCTTCTTAGATAAATAAGAATTTAACGTACCTCTATTTTTAcaagaatttaatttttataCATTGATAAAGTAATTTTTTCTATATATTATCAGGGCATGCAGATCTAGTGAAAAAGCAATGGATCTAGTCAAGCTCAATAACTTTGACTTTATTCTATATGTGTTAAAAAACTCGTACTAAAAAATATAGTTCAAATATTTGATGTGATATGATAGAATTTAAAAATTGAATCCATAAAGTTCAAATATTTTTGAATCCATCTCTGAATTTTTATTAGTGTATTTTAACCAGTTATAAACAATTAACTGTCGTTATATTCCCTATTACTCTGATTATTATGTAAAAAAACTATATGTATGTTAGATGTTTGCCCTAATTTTTCTTagcattttgaattttctttgtttttgaaaGAAGGGCAAAACATTTACTATAATTGGATTTTAATttttctaaaatgaaaaaaaaaaattgctttaACATTTAACCTGTAGGAAAAAAATTTGGACTTCTATAATAGGATTCTTCCTTCGCACTTCACCACATGTACAATATAGTCCTTAAGAGAGTTTTATTTATTAAGAGAGTGCAAACCTCTTTAATAGTGAATTTGTGAGGTTATTTTCTCGATATTTATATATTTCTACTAAATTAtaataaattattatatttttttaatatatttctCTTTATTGTTTTATTTAACCGTCCAAAGTTTACATTAGTATACATGACACCTACTTATTTCGATCCGACATTTTACCTCATAAAACGGTTACTTTTCTGTTTCGATTTCCAGTTACCAATTTTTTCAAACCCTACACTCCTTGGAGGAAGAGACGGTGGTAGTCGACAGGATCAGAACCTTGAAAACATTTTTTATTCCATAATTAATGTGTTTTTATTTAATAACTGatgattaaattaaattaaagtaTGCGTAAAAAACAGACATCTTCAGGGTCATAGAGAAAATAAAAAACATGCAAAACTCCAATGCAAACATTAAATGAGCCTTGTGATATGGAAGATTCGATTATTGGGAAATTGGATGTTTTGTCTTGTTTTACTCTTTCTTTTTTGGatttaaattaaattccaaaatgGTGGAGATTCAAAGCATTCTAATCTTTGACAACATAGCTTCTATTCTTGGAGTTTTATATGGAAGATTTGATTATTGGGAAAATAGATGTTTTGTCTTTCTTTGATTCAAAGCAATCTAATCTTTGACAAAGAAAGTTTCTATTCTTGGAGTTTGAAGAGGCTTCGTGTTTTTTTCTTGGGTTCCCAAGGCTTCGTGTTTTTTTTTTTCCGACTAGTAATTTTAGAATTTATCGAATATTTGTtgatatcacaaaaatatttatacATAACCAGTTTTTTTTCTCATTCTTATTAGTATTTTCAATCACTCAAATACTTGTGAATTTGATTAGTATTATCATGAGTGGCTAAGACCATTAATTTTGTGGCTGTGATTAGCCATGAGTATTGTTATTTACGTTAACTTCTCCTTAAATACAATTTGATATAATTATATGATTATTTCTTCGATTCTATGCTTAATTGTTTGATTGTCCGGCCAACGGTCAAGTTCTATCAACTATCTGGATTATGCTTGATAAAGCTacgtttagattagagaagaattgaagagagcataATCTTATCTCTAAGGTTAGAGTGcagatttgtggttaggatagaaTTATATCTCGTCAGCATGCTTAGTTGAATGTCACGATCTTAATAAGTTCTTGGTAGATTAATTTTATAGAaatataggcgttaatctatCCTGAGCAGGCGCGTAGTAATTTAAAAGAGTACTACGAGCATATTCAATTTAGCAAATTAGCAACCATAAGCATATTGCATTAAAGGGGAATTAACTACGATCCAATATATAGGATTGGTAAATCGATCACAATCCCTGAATATTTATctctattttaaaataaaaacaacaacCAATTTTTTGTTGTGTTAGTTAGTTATTCGTTCTAATTGTTTGTCTTATTTAATAATAAACAACTCAACCAATTGCTTGAATTGACTTGATAACAATTCTAATTGAAATAGTAGGTAGCTAACAATAAGTTTATGTATATTTGATACTTTATTCATCATTATATTATTTGTTAACCACGTATACTTATGTATGTATTTGGAAGCAACAATAAGCCAAAAAATTAAGTGAGTAATACCTTAGAAACAATCAAGTTGTTGCATTGAATTGAACACGTAAAATTAATACTATACTGAATTTGCTAAAAGAATGACTACTGTGTGGGTACGCTGCATGAGATGGTGGAGATTCTTTCACGGAGCAGAGGCGGATCTAACCTTCAGGTATTGAGTTCAACCGAATTCATAACTTTCGAGCATAGCATAAATTTTTTGTataaaaatttatcaaaattgCAACAGATTGCGGACCCATAATTTTGAAAAAACCTTAAAGGTTGATGATCACGCctaactctagtcctaaaaaggataagcagtcgctgcaaatataatccggtctaagaGTCTAgaatcgaatcccacagagaactaatgTTTCGCTATAACTATTCATATCACTAAGAAGACAAACTTGAATAAATTCCTAAGTTATAAAGATTATGATTCTTATATCTAAccaattaactaataaattaaattagtaaattagcaactaaagatactaacggTTAGATACAAGATTAAAGAggcctagagttatgatttttccaaTAATTGTTGGAATCCTTCCTGCTCCATCTCCTACAATTTCATCTAAGTATTATCTACTGATCACGAGCACTCGACTTATCGTAATTCTCTCTCAAGAAACTACAATAATGTACTagtcatattctctcgaactatgcTAGCTCGCACTTTTTCACCGCTCATTAAGATCACGTCAAAGCTTTGTTATATATCTCTAATCCTGCTTTTAAACCCGCCGTATTGATATCTCATATAccttaggagtgacgttgttcaacaatcacctaaatatatattctttctcaagcaacacatactaaataggcacattCAATCGATGACCATTCAATCAATTGAAATAAGCACGTAGTGGAACAAGTAGATAAATCCAAAGGTTAAATTATAGGCCAAATACATCGGCAACCCCTTAAAGTTGTTCTCACTTTTCACTTACACACTCTATCTTAAGTTCGTTCCATTTGAACACTTCAACCATATTTTATATGTGCCATTTAGACACAAAATTAATAGGTATTCAAATACAAAAGATGCGTATAACTCATACGCAGAAGTGACGAATAAGACAAGGACATGTGGATTTAActtaaataaatttaaaaataaaataaaaaaagaaccaGCCCCTACCCCTTCGTCATCTTCTACGATGATCCCCCTCCTTCCGTCATCTTCCCGATGACCCCCCCTACCTTGTCTTCGCAAAACTCTCCACCTCCTTCATTTTCTTCCCTAGATCTGATCTGAGAAAGCACATCTAGAAATTGCCGATGGTCTGTCAAAGTTTTGCCGGAGTTTGTCGGAGTTTGCCGGAGGTCTGTCAAAGTATTAGATTGAGACTTGAGGACTTAGGTCCGTCAAAGCTTTGCCATGCATATAGAGTGACGAATATGACAATGAGAAAAACTACCCCACCCCATCATTATAATCCCTAACGGTACCTCATTGACGACAGAATCATTTCTTCGACCATGTTTGTTCTGCTTCATCATTGTCTTCCACATTCCTTTCCTCTGCCATTTTTAAAGTCATAGATACAGTATCATCTTCCTTGTCCTCACACCActccattcttttttcttttagatTTGCACTCATTTCTAGTCAATTTCCCAAAAAATTATTTCTGCCATTTTCTATCAAGTTTTGAGCCTCTTTTATGCTATTTTTCAGCCATGGATTcggccaatttgaagagaaaaacaTATTGGGTTTGAGTTTATTCATTCTTGAAAAGAGCGGTGAAAGGCAGACTATTGATGGTGATGGTAGAATACCTGGGTTTGacatttttccaattctttccttTACAGATTTGTATTTGTTTTGTTTGCATTTTTTGAGTGTGATTTCTGTATGTGTGAGAGAGATAGAGGGATACAGAGAGAAAAACGATATTATTGAAGAAACCAGTTACCGGAAAATTTTGCTGGTTATTCCATATTTTCCGTCGAAGAAGGAggtaagaaaaggaaagaaaaaagaagaaaaagaaaaaaagggtgaGAAGTTTGTTTTTTTGGACCATTTCAAAAGGGTGAGGAACACTTGACTTGCCATGTCAACTTTTTGTGTTTAAATGGCACATATGAGATATGTTTGAAGTGTTCAAATAGAACAGACTTAAGATAGAGTGTGTAAGTAAAAAGCGAGGACAACTTTAAGGGGTTGTCGATGTATTTGgcctaaattatattaaaatataacatgaattcatcctccaagaggttccatcaaaactctagataataaattagctactcataatagtatgtaaaactacaatactaaaagtcataaccaacaatgaaaatggggaaaagaaaggaaaaactcgTGGTTGAATCTTCTTTCTTGCTCCTATCGTATTCTTGCCTCCTTGGGTATTGTCTAGCCCTAAAGTAGTGTCTCCCCCGTCAAAAGGACGTTCTATGATGTATTTATATCAATTAGATTTGATATGGGCGTCCTTGATCTCTCCTAATTCAAAAAGGACACGCTGAGTCGCGTACTAGAGTTGGTGCAATGCACGACTTCTAGTACGCTCCcagttatttcctttttcttctttgttcTTTCGCGTGCCAGGTTCAGTTCCAACCTCCATACTGCACGATTTTTTTTGTTAATTCCCTAGGCCATTTCGTGCCTACTTTCATATAATGCACCAATCGTGGCACGCTCCCACGTCTTGCATCTCTACTCTTTTTGCATCGAATCATCCAATTCTTGTCAACTTCCATCCAAATTTATTCCTACACACAATAAACAGGTAATGAGCATATTATATGTTTATTAACATGTAATCTCCCGCAACTCACataagaaattatatgcaaacatattcaaaaatatgcatttttcatcatttatcacTACCTcacacttaaactcttgcttgtcctcgAGCAACTTAAAATTAAGCATATCGTCAAGTAACACAATTTTAAAACATACTCAAGTATCATATCAATAAAAATGATTTATATCAACGCTTAGAACCCGACATACGAACTCTTCATACTCTCCTCATTTTTAGACCAATGCCAAgactatttaaaatatttgtgACTCTTCTAACATCCTAGCTTAAAAAATTGACTCTAATACATTTCATACTATGACTTGCTTCTTGTGCCAATTCAAAAACCAAGGACTTTAACAATCCTTCGCAAATCATGTGCCCTTACCTACAAACCACAGATAGAAATAGTCCACACACTCAAATATAAGTTCAAGTATAATCTAAGGGCTCAAATGttgaaagaattcactcactctcgcAAAGAAACTCATATGCCACCCAAGTTCGTACCATAGACTTGCCTGTAGTGTAAGACTCGACTAATTTAAGCTTGCAAAATCTAGGATCAAGTGAGATTTTATAGGTTGTAATGTAGACTAAGGGACGGGTATGATATATATAGAAAATAGTGACTAatcctcctaagcactttaatacaccaCATTTCATTTTTAAGTATCTTATTGTCATGACTAATTCGTTGTTAGCCTTGAAATCATGCACATTTAAGCCCTTATTCATTAAGCAcatcaacatatagatactcactAGCCCGAATAAAAATATGAGAGTgccatttattttttatatttctttctcttttttacaCTCTCCTTAATTTGGTATTTCCGGCTAGTAAGGCTTTTAAACACAAGTGCACTTTTTTGGCATTtctatggttccactcaaaagctacccaatctctttctttactatttcagTAACTTAAGTGCTTTCGGAGGTAAAGGGTGAACAAGatatcatttaaaataaaatagggGTTGGCTCGTAATGTGGGTGCCGAAGAAAAAGGTCTACGGGCTTAAAAGGGCTGACTACCGATAATGTCATCACTGGTAGGCAAATAGGCTCAAGGGTCAATCAAAGAAATGACTATATCATTTCCTAGACTCACAAGACTTAATCATTTCGTTTCGActaacacacggggcaagttctagactaacaaGGGATGACACAGAGTACGACCAAAATCTCATCTCACACAATGCACATGACTTACTCAGGACGGCTCATACCCGTCTCTCAAGTTAAAGCAACTTGCACAGTCATCATAAAATTTAAATACTATAGGAAGTAATAACAGACGTCAATAGACGAGCCTAAGTGTCAAAAGAAAGTCACATATATTCTCAAGGCATATAGTCATAAGAATCAAGAAGAAAGTACTCGGCACAAATGCTCCACCTCTAAGCCCCGATATAAACCATGTCAAAAATATAGACACTCAAGTTCTTCA contains:
- the LOC104232905 gene encoding LOB domain-containing protein 12; its protein translation is MGGGTSPCASCKLLRRRCAKDCIFAPYFPPDDPHKFAIVHKVFGASNISKMIQELPVQQRADAVNSLVYEANARMRDPVYGCVGAISYLQNQVSQLEMQLAMAQTEILCIQMQQESAPNLPAIQMEQYDGSTPQALSFGSPNYLVAEQEFRRCGF